A stretch of the Parabacteroides timonensis genome encodes the following:
- the recG gene encoding ATP-dependent DNA helicase RecG — translation MLDLDKRSLMYLPGVGPKKAEILRKEAGISSYEDLLFYFPYKYIDRSRFYKVAEITGNMPYIQLKGRILYYDTVGEGRTRRLVAKFTDGTGTIDLVWFKGLNYVTDKYKTGTDYIVFGKPAEFGHIYNIPHPDIDPVEQAEQVAGGLTPFYNTSEKMKKSFLNSRAIQNLQYTLLSALNWELPETLPPDVLSRIRMMPLKEAIRNIHFPESAEKLKQAQLRLKFDELFFIQLNILRTASLRKLKLKGIVFPTVGDYFNTFYKEYLPFELTGAQKRVVKEIRADMGSGRQMNRLLQGDVGSGKTLVALLSMLLAVDNHCQACMMAPTEILATQHYATVMEFLKDMDIRVALLTGSTKKKERNVLLPAIARGEIQIVIGTHALIEETVVFSSLGLAIIDEQHRFGVEQRSRLWKKNAIVPHVLVMTATPIPRTLAMTLYGDLDVSVIDELPPGRKPIQTMHRYDNKKAQLYDFLRKEIGLGRQVYVVYPLIEGSEKLDYKSLEDGFETFKEVFPEYKVCMVHGKMKAADKDAEMQKFISGEAHILMATTVIEVGVNVPNASVMVIESAERFGLSQLHQLRGRVGRGAEQSYCILVSSYKLSNDTRKRLEIMVNSNNGFEIAEADLRLRGHGDLEGTQQSGEGLDLKIANLAADGQILQYARDIALEVLDKDPELLSEPNRILNERLKTLFARKINWGMIS, via the coding sequence ATGCTTGATCTCGACAAACGATCCCTCATGTATCTGCCGGGTGTAGGCCCGAAGAAGGCGGAGATATTACGGAAAGAAGCCGGAATATCTTCGTATGAAGATCTGTTGTTTTATTTCCCGTATAAATATATTGACCGTAGCCGTTTTTATAAGGTGGCGGAGATTACGGGTAATATGCCTTATATCCAACTGAAAGGACGTATACTGTATTATGATACGGTCGGAGAGGGGCGGACCCGCCGCCTGGTGGCTAAATTTACAGACGGGACCGGGACGATCGACCTCGTTTGGTTCAAGGGACTTAACTATGTGACGGATAAATATAAGACAGGGACCGACTATATCGTTTTCGGTAAGCCGGCCGAGTTCGGCCATATCTATAATATTCCCCATCCCGACATCGATCCGGTGGAACAGGCAGAGCAGGTGGCCGGCGGTCTGACACCTTTCTATAATACATCGGAGAAGATGAAGAAATCGTTCCTCAATTCGAGGGCGATACAGAACCTGCAATATACCTTATTAAGTGCGTTGAACTGGGAGTTGCCTGAAACACTTCCCCCGGATGTGCTGTCGCGTATCCGTATGATGCCGTTGAAAGAAGCGATCCGGAATATCCATTTCCCGGAATCGGCGGAGAAATTGAAACAGGCACAGTTACGCCTGAAGTTCGACGAACTTTTCTTTATACAGTTGAACATCCTCCGTACGGCCAGTCTTCGGAAACTAAAACTGAAAGGAATCGTTTTCCCAACCGTCGGGGATTACTTCAATACATTTTATAAAGAGTATCTTCCTTTTGAACTGACCGGAGCACAAAAACGAGTCGTCAAGGAAATCCGTGCCGATATGGGAAGCGGACGACAGATGAACCGTCTTTTGCAGGGTGATGTGGGAAGCGGAAAGACATTGGTCGCATTGCTCTCCATGTTGCTGGCTGTCGATAACCATTGCCAGGCCTGTATGATGGCACCGACCGAAATACTTGCCACCCAGCATTATGCCACCGTCATGGAGTTTCTGAAGGATATGGATATCCGTGTTGCGCTGCTGACCGGTTCGACGAAAAAGAAAGAACGGAATGTGCTGCTTCCGGCTATTGCCCGGGGGGAAATACAGATCGTGATAGGGACGCATGCCCTGATCGAAGAGACTGTCGTTTTTTCTTCGCTGGGACTGGCCATCATCGACGAGCAACATCGTTTCGGAGTGGAACAACGTTCGCGCCTGTGGAAAAAGAATGCCATTGTTCCGCATGTACTGGTGATGACGGCAACACCCATCCCCCGGACTCTGGCCATGACGCTGTACGGAGATCTGGATGTCTCCGTGATCGATGAATTACCTCCCGGACGTAAGCCGATCCAGACGATGCACCGGTACGACAACAAGAAAGCCCAGCTCTATGATTTTCTGCGTAAGGAGATCGGATTGGGGCGCCAGGTCTATGTCGTTTATCCGTTGATCGAAGGAAGTGAAAAGCTGGATTACAAGAGTCTGGAAGATGGCTTTGAAACTTTTAAGGAAGTCTTTCCGGAATATAAGGTCTGTATGGTTCATGGAAAGATGAAGGCGGCCGACAAGGATGCCGAAATGCAGAAGTTCATATCCGGAGAAGCACATATATTAATGGCAACGACCGTGATCGAAGTAGGCGTGAACGTGCCGAATGCCTCCGTGATGGTCATTGAGAGTGCCGAACGTTTCGGACTTTCGCAGTTGCACCAGTTGCGCGGGCGTGTCGGACGTGGTGCGGAACAGTCCTATTGTATCCTGGTCTCCTCTTATAAACTGAGTAACGATACCCGTAAACGTCTGGAGATTATGGTAAACAGCAATAACGGTTTCGAAATAGCGGAAGCCGATCTGCGCCTTCGCGGGCATGGCGATCTGGAAGGAACCCAGCAAAGCGGGGAGGGGCTCGACCTGAAAATCGCCAATCTTGCAGCCGATGGCCAGATTCTCCAATATGCAAGGGATATCGCATTGGAAGTTTTGGACAAAGACCCGGAATTGTTGTCCGAACCTAACCGGATTTTGAACGAAAGGTTAAAAACACTCTTTGCCCGGAAGATAAATTGGGGTATGATCAGCTAA
- a CDS encoding DUF1599 domain-containing protein, giving the protein MADTKEQFEKVISQCRELFEKKLKDYGPSWRIMRPQSLTDQIFIKANRIRSLEIKGVSMVDEGIRPEFVAIVNYGVIGLIQLAKGFSDTTDMTNEEALALYDKYITETKELMYAKNHDYDEAWRSMRISSYTDLILMKIYRTKQIESHGGKTIVSEGVDANYMDMINYALFGLIKLEYGEE; this is encoded by the coding sequence ATGGCTGATACGAAAGAACAGTTTGAGAAAGTGATCTCCCAGTGCCGGGAGTTATTCGAAAAGAAGTTGAAAGATTACGGTCCATCGTGGCGGATTATGCGTCCCCAGTCGTTGACCGACCAGATATTTATTAAAGCAAACCGTATCCGCAGCCTCGAGATAAAAGGAGTAAGTATGGTGGATGAAGGGATACGTCCCGAGTTCGTAGCCATCGTTAATTACGGGGTGATCGGATTGATCCAGCTGGCCAAAGGTTTTTCGGATACCACCGATATGACGAACGAGGAAGCACTGGCATTATACGATAAGTACATTACGGAGACCAAGGAGTTGATGTATGCCAAGAACCATGATTACGACGAAGCCTGGCGCAGCATGCGTATCAGCTCCTATACCGACCTGATCCTGATGAAGATCTACCGTACGAAGCAGATCGAAAGCCACGGTGGTAAGACCATCGTCTCGGAAGGTGTGGATGCCAACTATATGGATATGATCAATTATGCCCTGTTCGGTTTGATCAAACTGGAATACGGCGAAGAATAA
- a CDS encoding BT_3928 family protein: MNYKETAIKILTECSRLLIGVVFIFSGFVKAVDPMGGAIKIGDYLTSFGLDFLQPFTVLASFALSAAEFAMGVCMLLGVYRRYNSFLVLLFMAFMTPLTLYLALFNPVSDCGCFGDAIVISNWETFFKNLVLSAAAIMVFMNSGKMFQCFTFKVYWFVALFSYIFGIGFAYWNYNHLPVIDFRPYKIGANIPSLMAIPDGAPEDEYRYTFVYEKDGIKKEFSLEDYPENDSTWTFVESKTELLKKGYEPPVASFNIYNAEGDDVTDDILHNPNPVLLLIAPKLETANDERIDEINSVYDYALEYELPFYCVTGSSPEMIDEWSDNTGAEYPFRMADEVLLKTIIRANPGLVLLKDGTVLGKWHYNDIPDEEHIKAEIEKHLDANKTKEKEDGWLITILLTFTVPLLLVWVYDFFRFRRRRKDKAE; this comes from the coding sequence ATGAACTATAAAGAGACTGCGATAAAAATACTGACTGAGTGCAGCCGTCTATTGATCGGGGTAGTGTTTATCTTTTCCGGTTTTGTGAAGGCGGTCGATCCGATGGGAGGAGCCATTAAGATTGGCGATTATCTGACTTCTTTCGGCCTGGATTTCTTGCAGCCCTTTACCGTTCTTGCCTCTTTTGCCTTATCGGCGGCCGAGTTCGCGATGGGTGTTTGTATGTTGCTCGGCGTATACCGTCGCTACAACTCCTTCCTGGTTTTACTTTTCATGGCGTTCATGACGCCGCTGACATTATATCTGGCCCTGTTCAATCCGGTTTCCGATTGTGGCTGTTTCGGTGATGCGATCGTTATCTCCAACTGGGAGACCTTCTTCAAAAACCTGGTATTGTCCGCAGCGGCGATTATGGTGTTTATGAATTCCGGAAAGATGTTCCAGTGCTTTACCTTTAAAGTGTATTGGTTTGTTGCCTTGTTTTCTTACATCTTCGGTATCGGGTTCGCTTACTGGAACTATAACCATCTGCCGGTCATCGATTTCCGTCCGTATAAGATCGGGGCGAATATCCCATCGTTGATGGCTATTCCCGACGGAGCACCGGAAGACGAATACCGTTACACCTTTGTTTATGAGAAAGACGGCATCAAGAAAGAATTCTCGCTGGAAGACTATCCGGAGAATGACAGCACCTGGACTTTCGTGGAGTCGAAGACCGAACTCCTAAAAAAGGGATACGAACCGCCGGTGGCCTCTTTCAATATTTATAATGCTGAAGGAGACGATGTCACAGACGATATATTGCATAATCCAAACCCTGTCCTTTTGTTGATCGCACCGAAACTGGAAACAGCGAACGACGAACGTATCGATGAGATCAACAGTGTTTACGATTATGCCCTCGAATATGAATTGCCGTTCTACTGTGTCACGGGCTCTTCTCCGGAGATGATCGACGAATGGAGCGATAATACCGGAGCTGAATATCCGTTCCGCATGGCTGATGAAGTGTTACTGAAGACGATCATCCGCGCCAACCCGGGGCTTGTCCTGTTGAAAGACGGTACCGTACTGGGTAAATGGCATTATAACGATATCCCCGACGAGGAACATATCAAGGCCGAAATCGAGAAGCATCTCGACGCAAATAAAACAAAAGAAAAAGAAGATGGCTGGCTAATAACCATCTTATTAACTTTTACCGTACCTTTGCTGCTCGTTTGGGTATATGACTTTTTCCGTTTCCGCCGGAGACGGAAAGACAAGGCAGAATAG
- a CDS encoding M23 family metallopeptidase, with protein sequence MKIKALLFICCTSLMVSAVSAKDPEGKDTPKQTIHIVKMDKRVSELMADRVTIRKDMGLKELAEINARVDESLAANEDLLFPADELYGSNWDTRWVDPFRGGSKIEMPDSCAIDCSAFTLPIDSQIKVTSKYGPRRRRMHKGIDLKVQIGDTIRAAFDGKVRIRNFERRGYGNYLVVRHPNGLETVYGHLSKSLVDVNDIVRAGDPIALGGNTGRSTGSHLHFETRFLGQALNPADIIDFENGVPHQDTYVFHNIKINGRKSNIYTSSSDQMVYHRVKSGDTLGKIARMYGTTVNELCRLNGIKSTSMLRLGQSIRCSAGKEVAAAKPATKQTTAKATTAAAKTTKTTTVEAVTPVASLTGNASTAQAAEPVYHRIKSGDTLGALAAKYGTTVSKLCEMNGISKTTVLKLGRSIRCK encoded by the coding sequence ATGAAGATAAAAGCACTACTTTTTATTTGCTGTACCTCCCTGATGGTATCGGCTGTATCGGCCAAAGATCCTGAAGGAAAAGATACACCAAAGCAGACAATCCATATCGTAAAGATGGATAAGCGCGTGTCGGAACTGATGGCTGACCGCGTAACGATCAGAAAAGATATGGGACTGAAAGAATTAGCAGAGATTAATGCAAGAGTGGATGAATCACTTGCCGCAAACGAAGATTTATTGTTCCCGGCAGATGAATTATACGGCTCAAACTGGGATACCCGTTGGGTAGATCCTTTCCGCGGAGGTTCCAAGATCGAGATGCCTGACTCTTGTGCTATCGATTGTTCCGCTTTTACCCTTCCTATCGACAGTCAGATTAAAGTAACTTCCAAATATGGTCCCCGTCGTCGTCGTATGCATAAAGGTATCGACCTGAAAGTACAGATCGGCGATACGATCCGTGCGGCATTTGACGGTAAAGTTCGTATCCGTAATTTCGAACGTCGCGGATATGGTAATTACCTGGTGGTTCGCCACCCGAACGGACTGGAAACAGTTTACGGTCACTTATCCAAATCGCTTGTAGATGTAAACGACATCGTACGTGCAGGCGATCCGATCGCATTAGGAGGAAATACCGGACGTTCTACCGGTTCTCACCTTCATTTCGAAACACGCTTTTTAGGTCAGGCTCTCAACCCGGCCGATATTATTGACTTCGAGAACGGAGTTCCCCACCAGGACACTTATGTATTCCATAATATAAAGATTAACGGTCGTAAGAGTAATATCTATACTTCTTCAAGCGACCAGATGGTTTATCACCGTGTGAAATCCGGCGATACATTAGGCAAGATCGCCCGTATGTACGGAACAACTGTGAACGAACTTTGTCGTCTGAACGGTATCAAGAGTACTAGCATGCTTCGTCTGGGACAGTCTATCCGTTGCAGTGCCGGCAAAGAAGTAGCTGCAGCTAAGCCTGCCACAAAACAGACTACGGCAAAAGCAACGACAGCTGCGGCTAAGACTACTAAGACTACTACTGTAGAAGCTGTGACTCCTGTTGCTTCACTGACTGGAAATGCCTCAACAGCTCAGGCAGCAGAGCCGGTTTATCACCGTATCAAAAGTGGCGATACGCTGGGGGCTTTAGCTGCTAAATACGGAACAACTGTCAGCAAGTTGTGCGAAATGAACGGGATATCTAAAACAACCGTGTTAAAATTAGGTCGTTCCATCCGTTGTAAATAA